In one Aeromicrobium wangtongii genomic region, the following are encoded:
- a CDS encoding hydroxyacid-oxoacid transhydrogenase, whose product MTVFHPQQPETVFTYGAPGLKFGVGARLELGHDLSQLEARRVLLVTDPGVAATGAPDQIAEVIRAASIETIVYDRSRVEPTDGSLEEAIAFARAEGPFDAIVAVGGGSSIDTAKAVNLLVTNEGELLDYVNAPVGKARAPKNALLPLIAVPTTTGTGSESTTICVLDVVSQHVKTGISHARLRPTAAVVDPELTLTQPAGVTAAAGLDILCHALESYTARPFTSYEHKQAGERVPYCGSNPIADMWSEKALTLMAASFRTAVRDGGDLDARIDVSMAATFAGLGFGNAGVHVPHANAYPIAGQVRDFRPEGYNADHAMIPHGMAVSLTAPAAFRFTFEAAPERHVRAAELLAPGATRPDDLADFLPQVLAGIMRDVGIPSGISEVGFTEGDIDSLVEGTMKQQRLLATAPREVTEDDIANILGDSLEIW is encoded by the coding sequence ATGACGGTCTTCCACCCCCAGCAGCCCGAGACGGTGTTCACCTACGGTGCCCCGGGCCTGAAGTTCGGCGTCGGCGCACGGCTGGAGCTCGGTCACGACCTGAGCCAGCTGGAGGCGCGTCGCGTGCTCCTGGTGACCGATCCGGGGGTGGCCGCGACCGGCGCACCGGACCAGATCGCCGAGGTCATCCGGGCCGCATCGATCGAGACGATCGTGTATGACCGCTCTCGGGTCGAGCCGACCGACGGAAGCCTCGAGGAGGCGATCGCCTTCGCCCGGGCGGAGGGACCCTTCGACGCGATCGTCGCGGTCGGCGGAGGCAGCAGCATCGACACCGCCAAGGCCGTCAACCTGCTCGTGACCAACGAGGGCGAGCTGCTGGACTACGTCAACGCCCCGGTCGGCAAGGCCCGCGCGCCCAAGAACGCGCTGCTGCCGCTCATCGCCGTCCCGACCACGACCGGCACCGGCAGCGAGAGCACCACGATCTGCGTGCTGGACGTGGTCAGCCAGCACGTCAAGACCGGCATCTCGCACGCCCGGCTGCGCCCGACGGCTGCGGTCGTCGACCCCGAGCTGACCTTGACCCAGCCCGCCGGGGTCACCGCGGCCGCGGGGCTGGACATCCTGTGCCATGCGCTGGAGAGCTACACCGCCCGGCCGTTCACGTCGTACGAGCACAAGCAGGCCGGCGAGCGCGTGCCGTACTGCGGTTCCAACCCGATCGCCGACATGTGGAGCGAGAAGGCCCTGACCCTGATGGCGGCCTCGTTCCGGACCGCTGTGCGTGACGGGGGTGACCTGGACGCGCGCATCGACGTCTCGATGGCCGCGACGTTCGCCGGGCTGGGCTTCGGCAACGCCGGCGTCCACGTGCCGCACGCCAATGCCTACCCGATCGCGGGGCAGGTGCGCGACTTCCGCCCCGAGGGCTACAACGCCGATCACGCGATGATCCCGCACGGCATGGCCGTGTCGCTCACGGCTCCGGCCGCCTTCCGGTTCACCTTCGAGGCCGCCCCCGAGCGTCACGTGCGCGCAGCCGAGCTGCTGGCCCCCGGTGCGACCCGACCCGACGACCTGGCCGACTTCCTGCCGCAGGTGCTGGCCGGGATCATGCGCGATGTGGGCATCCCGTCGGGCATCAGCGAGGTCGGATTCACCGAGGGTGACATCGACTCGCTGGTCGAGGGCACCATGAAGCAGCAGCGGCTGCTCGCGACGGCCCCCCGTGAGGTGACCGAGGACGACATCGCGAACATCCTCGGCGACTCGCTCGAGATCTGGTAG
- a CDS encoding GntR family transcriptional regulator codes for MTRTTTTDRVFASLRESIVTGEFPPGSLHSIYRLADLLGVSRTPVREAVLRLADIGLVTIERNRGVRIRGVTVADVQAVFELRLMIEVPATAHAAAHADEQLVSAIEAELEHMRRYALADDEQQFTAHDRQLHHAIGAALGNARLQAEVATLRDSIQARGATTIRRSRTMVELAAEHAPIVEAIGTHDPVAAAAHMEQHLVHTATLLMEQVSAVSGDVVDPDWSRGLREHLYLPGRSAGTRHPGQ; via the coding sequence ATGACGCGCACAACCACGACCGACCGGGTCTTCGCCTCCCTGCGCGAGTCCATCGTGACGGGCGAGTTCCCGCCCGGGTCGCTGCACTCCATCTACCGCCTGGCCGATCTGCTGGGGGTCTCCCGCACGCCGGTCCGCGAGGCGGTCCTCCGGCTGGCCGACATCGGGCTGGTCACGATCGAGCGCAACCGCGGTGTGCGCATCCGGGGGGTGACGGTCGCGGACGTGCAGGCGGTCTTCGAGCTGCGCCTGATGATCGAGGTGCCGGCGACGGCCCATGCCGCGGCGCACGCCGACGAGCAGCTCGTCTCGGCGATCGAGGCAGAGCTGGAGCACATGCGCCGGTACGCGCTGGCCGATGACGAGCAGCAGTTCACCGCGCACGACCGGCAGCTCCACCACGCGATCGGCGCGGCCCTGGGCAATGCGCGGCTGCAGGCCGAGGTGGCGACGCTGCGTGACTCGATCCAGGCGCGGGGGGCCACGACGATCCGTCGTTCGCGCACCATGGTCGAGCTCGCCGCCGAGCACGCGCCCATCGTCGAGGCGATCGGCACCCACGACCCGGTGGCCGCCGCCGCGCACATGGAGCAGCACCTCGTCCACACCGCGACGTTGTTGATGGAGCAGGTGTCGGCGGTCAGCGGCGACGTCGTGGACCCGGACTGGTCACGCGGGTTGAGGGAACACCTGTACCTGCCCGGCCGCAGCGCGGGCACACGACATCCGGGGCAGTAG
- a CDS encoding NUDIX hydrolase: MSEARRTQRLGAYAVVLDDERILLTRISSVGYPAGTWTLPGGGVDHGESPHDSVVRELYEEAGLRAISSRLVDVHDVHVVAPGRDDQYEDYHGVHLLYAVEVDTSVQPRVTDVGGTTDLVAWVPVDEIGSVVAPVLPMVEHVLAHLDQFGAGV, encoded by the coding sequence GTGAGCGAGGCACGCCGTACCCAGCGCCTGGGCGCCTACGCCGTGGTGCTCGACGACGAGCGCATCCTGCTGACCAGGATCTCGTCGGTCGGCTACCCGGCCGGCACCTGGACGCTCCCCGGCGGCGGCGTCGACCACGGTGAGTCGCCGCACGACAGCGTGGTCCGCGAGCTGTACGAGGAGGCCGGGCTGCGGGCGATCTCGTCGCGCCTGGTCGATGTCCACGACGTCCACGTCGTGGCCCCGGGGCGAGACGACCAGTACGAGGACTACCACGGCGTCCACCTGCTCTACGCCGTCGAGGTCGACACCTCGGTGCAGCCGCGCGTCACCGACGTCGGGGGCACGACCGATCTCGTCGCGTGGGTTCCGGTCGACGAGATCGGCTCAGTCGTCGCGCCCGTGCTCCCGATGGTGGAGCACGTCCTCGCGCACCTCGATCAGTTCGGCGCGGGCGTGTAG
- a CDS encoding acyltransferase family protein, translated as MSALDPLPVATSPPKERVAYLDNARYWVMLLVVIGHSLTELVVMDSAKGIYTWIYSFHMPFFILISGYTARHYIGDFRQIRRIVSTLIVPYLLVETSLQLITKHYDGEPAHLMILSPQWLGWFLAALFLWRITTPIWRALKYPITTAIAISLLAGLIEIPNVLALPKVLGLLPFWVIGLHMNRELFLKLGDWRIRIASAVTLVASFVICQLFSQGWETRWLLWKDRYSEEPLNAGAWEGMMIRGELLLVGAALTFATLSLIPRGRSITTVLGGRTFYCYLLHGFVIIWLDRQFELWDRLEPYGAVSVAGCIVVAAIMANLLMTKPVATVFRPLFEPKLTWLFREAEPPSVRVPASAVESPDTPHVKAP; from the coding sequence ATGAGTGCTCTCGACCCGTTGCCCGTGGCCACGTCGCCTCCCAAGGAACGCGTGGCCTATCTCGACAATGCCCGCTACTGGGTCATGCTGCTGGTCGTCATCGGCCACTCCCTGACCGAGCTGGTCGTGATGGACTCGGCCAAGGGCATCTACACGTGGATCTACTCGTTCCACATGCCCTTCTTCATCCTGATCTCGGGCTACACCGCGCGCCACTACATCGGCGACTTCCGTCAGATCCGCCGGATCGTCAGCACGCTGATCGTGCCGTACCTGCTGGTCGAGACCAGCCTGCAGCTCATCACCAAGCACTACGACGGCGAGCCCGCGCACCTGATGATCCTGTCGCCGCAGTGGCTCGGCTGGTTCCTGGCCGCGCTGTTCCTGTGGCGGATCACGACCCCCATCTGGCGGGCGCTCAAGTACCCCATCACGACGGCGATCGCGATCTCACTGCTCGCCGGCCTGATCGAGATCCCCAATGTCCTGGCCCTGCCCAAGGTGCTGGGGCTGCTGCCGTTCTGGGTCATCGGGCTGCACATGAATCGCGAGCTGTTCCTGAAGCTCGGCGACTGGCGCATCCGGATCGCCTCGGCCGTCACGCTGGTGGCGTCGTTCGTGATCTGCCAGCTGTTCTCCCAGGGCTGGGAGACCCGGTGGCTGTTGTGGAAGGACCGCTACTCCGAGGAACCGCTCAACGCCGGCGCGTGGGAAGGCATGATGATCCGCGGTGAGCTGCTGCTCGTCGGCGCGGCGCTGACCTTCGCGACCTTGTCGCTGATCCCCCGCGGACGGTCGATCACGACCGTCCTGGGCGGCCGCACGTTCTACTGCTACCTCCTGCACGGATTCGTCATCATCTGGCTGGACCGCCAGTTCGAGCTCTGGGACCGGCTCGAGCCATATGGCGCCGTCTCGGTCGCCGGCTGCATCGTCGTCGCGGCGATCATGGCCAACCTGCTGATGACCAAGCCCGTCGCCACGGTGTTCAGGCCGCTGTTCGAGCCCAAGCTCACCTGGTTGTTCCGCGAGGCCGAGCCCCCGTCGGTGCGGGTCCCGGCCAGCGCCGTCGAGTCGCCGGACACGCCGCACGTCAAGGCGCCGTGA
- a CDS encoding cutinase family protein: MISPGARLLTLGAAVLALAGCSATTPGPSEPGTGTEAAATTDVRCADLVVLGARGSTQDPDLNAGVGTEVRRTTDELARRLHGRSGLTVRIEAIRYDAGATATSAAYQQHTLEGTRMMLSRLRTLASRCAESHFALVGFSQGAQVVHGAAADMPGDLAGRVVLVAMIADPLRDPTDAIAHWSYAEEPTRGNGRLGAGPPISAALRAAAISLCVEGDEICNARGAPGDPPSEVHKHFYERPAAVRATAARLDAVLRRNGV; this comes from the coding sequence GTGATCTCGCCGGGCGCTCGACTGCTCACGCTCGGTGCCGCAGTCCTGGCGCTCGCCGGCTGCTCCGCGACAACGCCCGGACCATCCGAGCCGGGTACGGGCACCGAGGCGGCCGCCACCACGGACGTCAGGTGCGCGGACCTGGTCGTGCTCGGAGCACGGGGCTCGACCCAGGACCCGGACCTCAATGCGGGGGTGGGTACCGAGGTGCGCCGCACCACCGACGAGCTCGCGCGGCGCCTGCACGGACGATCCGGCCTCACCGTCCGCATCGAGGCCATCCGCTACGACGCCGGCGCGACGGCCACCTCTGCGGCCTATCAGCAGCACACGCTCGAGGGCACCCGCATGATGCTGTCCCGGCTCCGCACGCTGGCGTCCAGGTGCGCGGAGAGCCACTTCGCGCTCGTGGGATTCAGCCAGGGCGCCCAGGTGGTGCACGGTGCGGCGGCCGACATGCCGGGCGACCTCGCCGGTCGCGTGGTGCTGGTCGCCATGATCGCCGACCCGCTCCGCGATCCGACCGATGCCATTGCCCACTGGTCGTACGCCGAGGAGCCGACCCGCGGCAACGGTCGCCTGGGCGCCGGACCGCCGATCAGCGCGGCGCTTCGAGCTGCCGCCATCAGCCTGTGCGTCGAGGGCGACGAGATCTGCAATGCCCGGGGCGCACCCGGCGATCCGCCCTCGGAGGTCCACAAGCACTTCTACGAGCGGCCCGCTGCCGTGCGGGCCACCGCCGCGCGGCTGGACGCCGTCCTGCGCCGCAACGGCGTCTAG
- a CDS encoding DNA-directed RNA polymerase subunit beta' produces MLDVNFFDQIRIGLATADDIRGWSFGEVKKPETINYRTLKPERDGLFCEKIFGPTRDWECYCGKYKRVRFKGIICERCGVEVTRSKVRRERMGHIELAAPVTHIWYFKGVPSRLGYLLDLAPKDLEKVIYFAAYMITKVDEDARHADLPSLEAKIELERKQLESRRDNEVNERMQKLEEDLAALEAEGAKADAKRKVKDSAEREAKQRRDRAQREIDRLDEVWSRFKNLKVQDLEGDELLYREMTYRFGKYFEGYMGAKAIQKRLQDFDLDAEQELLKEIIATGKGQKKTRALKRLKVVEAFRGSNNAPAGMVLDAVPVIPPELRPMVQLDGGRFATSDLNDLYRRVINRNNRLKRLLDLGAPEIIVNNEKRMLQEAVDSLFDNGRRGRPVTGPGNRPLKSISDMLKGKQGRFRQNLLGKRVDYSGRSVIVVGPQLKLHQCGLPKQMALELFKPFVMKRLVDLNHAQNIKSAKRMVERARPVVWDVLEEVITEHPVLLNRAPTLHRLGIQAFEPQLIEGKAIQIHPLVCSAFNADFDGDQMAVHLPLSAEAQAEARVLMLSTNNILKPSDGRPVTMPTQDMIIGLYFLTLERSGHIGEGRAFSTVPEAMMAFERGEISLQSHVKIRINGEILDTTLGRAIFNEALPDDYPFVNHQVGKSQLGVIVNDLAERYSKVDVANALDNLKDTGFHWGTRSGVTVSIEDVVTPPRKQEILGGYETQAAKVQTQFDRGLITEDERRQELIEIWTQATADVTEEMLKGFTEDNPIWMMVDSGARGNMMQVRQIAGMRGLVANPKGEIIPRPIKANFREGLSVVEYFIATHGARKGLADTALRTADSGYLTRRLVDVSQDVIIREEDCGTERGLKQVIATKTDDGRLVAAENVETAAYSRTAATDVTNEAGDVLIPAGGELGDVEIARLIAEGVEEIKVRTVLTCEAKAGTCAKCYGRSLATGKLVDIGEAVGTIAAQSIGEPGTQLTMRTFHTGGVAGDDITHGLPRVVELFEARQPKGKAPITESAGRVVIDDSDKIRKLVVTPDDGSEPLEYPVTKRARLLIQDGDHVEVGQMLTHGTPDPQEVLRILGVRRAQEHLVDQVQEVYRSQGVAIHDKHIEIIVRQMLRRVTVIEQGDAQLIPGDLVDRAKFEEENRRVVAEGGTPASGRPVLMGITKASLAVESWLSAASFQETTRVLTDAAIHGKSDSLRGLKENIIIGKLIPAGTGLDRYRNIRVEPTEEARQAAYAVTGYGDYDYGFGSADAAPVQLDDFDFTSYENK; encoded by the coding sequence GTGCTTGACGTGAACTTCTTCGATCAAATCCGGATCGGTCTCGCGACCGCCGACGACATCCGCGGATGGTCGTTCGGCGAGGTCAAGAAGCCCGAGACGATCAACTACCGCACGCTCAAGCCCGAGCGTGACGGACTCTTCTGCGAGAAGATCTTCGGTCCCACCCGGGACTGGGAGTGCTACTGCGGCAAGTACAAGCGCGTGCGCTTCAAGGGCATCATCTGCGAGCGCTGCGGCGTCGAGGTCACGCGGTCCAAGGTGCGCCGTGAGCGCATGGGCCACATCGAGCTCGCCGCTCCGGTCACGCACATCTGGTACTTCAAGGGTGTGCCCAGCCGGCTCGGCTACCTGCTCGACCTGGCCCCGAAGGACCTCGAGAAGGTCATCTACTTCGCGGCCTACATGATCACGAAGGTCGACGAGGACGCGCGTCACGCCGACCTGCCGAGCCTCGAGGCCAAGATCGAGCTCGAGCGCAAGCAGCTCGAGAGCCGTCGTGACAACGAGGTCAACGAGCGCATGCAGAAGCTCGAGGAGGACCTCGCGGCCCTGGAGGCCGAGGGCGCCAAGGCCGACGCCAAGCGCAAGGTCAAGGACTCCGCCGAGCGCGAGGCCAAGCAGCGTCGCGACCGCGCCCAGCGCGAGATCGACCGCCTCGACGAGGTCTGGAGCCGCTTCAAGAACCTCAAGGTCCAGGACCTCGAGGGCGATGAGCTGCTCTACCGCGAGATGACGTACCGCTTCGGCAAGTACTTCGAGGGCTACATGGGCGCCAAGGCGATCCAGAAGCGCCTGCAGGACTTCGACCTCGACGCGGAGCAGGAGCTGCTAAAGGAGATCATCGCGACGGGCAAGGGTCAGAAGAAGACCCGAGCCCTGAAGCGCCTCAAGGTCGTCGAGGCCTTCCGTGGCAGCAACAACGCGCCCGCCGGCATGGTGCTGGACGCCGTCCCGGTGATCCCGCCGGAGCTGCGCCCGATGGTCCAGCTCGACGGTGGCCGTTTCGCCACCAGCGACCTGAACGATCTGTACCGCCGCGTGATCAACCGCAACAACCGGCTCAAGCGTCTGCTCGACCTGGGTGCTCCGGAGATCATCGTCAACAACGAGAAGCGCATGCTTCAGGAGGCCGTCGACTCGCTGTTCGACAACGGCCGTCGTGGTCGTCCGGTCACCGGACCGGGCAACCGTCCCCTGAAGTCGATCTCGGACATGCTCAAGGGCAAGCAGGGTCGTTTCCGTCAGAACCTGCTCGGCAAGCGCGTCGACTACTCGGGCCGTTCGGTCATCGTCGTCGGCCCGCAGCTCAAGCTGCACCAGTGCGGTCTGCCCAAGCAGATGGCGCTCGAGCTGTTCAAGCCGTTCGTCATGAAGCGTCTGGTCGACCTGAACCACGCGCAGAACATCAAGAGCGCCAAGCGGATGGTCGAGCGTGCTCGTCCGGTCGTGTGGGACGTCCTCGAAGAGGTCATCACCGAGCACCCCGTGCTGCTCAACCGTGCGCCCACGCTGCACCGTCTGGGCATCCAGGCGTTCGAGCCGCAGCTCATCGAGGGCAAGGCCATCCAGATCCACCCGCTCGTCTGCTCGGCCTTCAACGCCGACTTCGATGGTGACCAGATGGCGGTGCACCTGCCGCTGAGCGCCGAGGCCCAGGCCGAGGCACGCGTCCTGATGCTGTCGACGAACAACATCCTGAAGCCGTCCGACGGCCGTCCCGTGACCATGCCCACCCAGGACATGATCATCGGTCTGTACTTCCTGACGCTCGAGCGTTCGGGTCACATCGGCGAGGGTCGCGCGTTCAGCACGGTTCCCGAGGCGATGATGGCCTTCGAGCGGGGCGAGATCTCGCTGCAGAGCCACGTCAAGATCCGCATCAACGGCGAGATCCTCGACACGACGCTGGGCCGCGCGATCTTCAACGAGGCGCTGCCGGACGACTACCCGTTCGTCAACCACCAGGTGGGCAAGAGCCAGCTGGGCGTCATCGTCAACGACCTGGCCGAGCGCTACTCCAAGGTCGACGTCGCCAACGCTCTGGACAACCTCAAGGACACCGGCTTCCACTGGGGCACCCGCTCCGGCGTGACGGTCTCCATCGAGGACGTCGTGACGCCTCCGCGCAAGCAGGAGATCCTCGGCGGCTACGAGACGCAGGCCGCCAAGGTCCAGACGCAGTTCGACCGCGGTCTGATCACCGAGGACGAGCGCCGTCAGGAGCTCATCGAGATCTGGACGCAGGCCACGGCCGACGTCACCGAGGAGATGCTCAAGGGCTTCACCGAGGACAACCCGATCTGGATGATGGTCGACTCCGGTGCCCGCGGAAACATGATGCAGGTCCGTCAGATCGCCGGTATGCGTGGTCTGGTGGCCAACCCGAAGGGCGAGATCATTCCTCGCCCGATCAAGGCCAACTTCCGTGAGGGCCTGTCGGTCGTCGAGTACTTCATCGCGACCCACGGTGCCCGTAAGGGACTGGCCGACACGGCGCTTCGTACCGCCGACTCGGGCTACCTGACGCGTCGACTCGTCGACGTCAGCCAGGACGTCATCATCCGCGAGGAGGACTGCGGCACCGAGCGTGGTCTCAAGCAGGTCATCGCGACGAAGACCGACGACGGCCGACTGGTCGCCGCCGAGAACGTCGAGACGGCTGCGTACTCGCGTACCGCGGCCACCGATGTCACCAACGAGGCCGGCGACGTGCTGATCCCCGCCGGTGGCGAGCTCGGCGACGTCGAGATCGCTCGCCTCATCGCCGAGGGCGTCGAGGAGATCAAGGTCCGCACGGTCCTGACCTGCGAGGCCAAGGCCGGTACCTGCGCCAAGTGCTACGGACGGTCGCTGGCGACCGGCAAGCTCGTCGACATCGGCGAGGCCGTCGGCACCATCGCGGCCCAGTCGATCGGTGAGCCCGGCACGCAGCTCACGATGCGTACCTTCCACACCGGTGGTGTGGCCGGTGACGACATCACGCACGGTCTGCCGCGCGTCGTCGAGCTGTTCGAGGCACGTCAGCCCAAGGGCAAGGCGCCGATCACCGAGTCGGCCGGACGGGTCGTCATCGACGACTCGGACAAGATCCGCAAGCTCGTCGTGACCCCGGACGATGGTTCGGAGCCGCTGGAGTACCCCGTCACCAAGCGTGCGCGCCTCCTGATCCAGGACGGCGATCACGTCGAGGTCGGTCAGATGCTGACGCACGGCACGCCGGATCCGCAGGAAGTCCTGCGCATCCTGGGTGTCCGCCGGGCGCAGGAGCACCTGGTCGACCAGGTGCAGGAGGTCTACCGCTCGCAGGGTGTGGCCATCCACGACAAGCACATCGAGATCATCGTTCGCCAGATGCTCCGTCGCGTGACGGTCATCGAGCAGGGCGATGCCCAGCTCATCCCCGGTGACCTGGTCGATCGTGCGAAGTTCGAGGAAGAGAACCGGCGCGTCGTGGCCGAGGGCGGCACCCCCGCCTCCGGTCGTCCGGTGCTCATGGGCATCACCAAGGCCTCGCTGGCCGTCGAGTCGTGGCTGTCGGCCGCCTCCTTCCAGGAGACGACCCGCGTCCTGACCGACGCAGCCATCCACGGCAAGTCGGACTCGCTGCGCGGTCTGAAGGAGAACATCATCATCGGCAAGCTCATCCCGGCGGGTACCGGTCTGGACCGGTACCGCAACATCCGGGTCGAGCCCACCGAGGAGGCCCGTCAGGCCGCCTACGCCGTCACCGGCTACGGCGACTACGACTACGGCTTCGGCTCGGCGGACGCAGCTCCGGTGCAGCTCGATGACTTCGACTTCACGTCGTACGAGAACAAGTAG